In the Geobacter sp. FeAm09 genome, one interval contains:
- the fabZ gene encoding 3-hydroxyacyl-ACP dehydratase FabZ, whose protein sequence is MLDINEIMKVLPHRYPFLLVDRIEEVETGKRIVGIKNVTINEPFFQGHFPGHPVMPGVLLIEAMAQVAAILAYVSSDESVRSKVTYFVGIDNARFRKPVVPGDQLRLELEAVGCKRGIWNFTGKVQVAGKLVAEADLKATFADK, encoded by the coding sequence ATGCTCGATATCAACGAGATCATGAAGGTCTTGCCGCATCGTTATCCGTTTTTGCTGGTGGATCGCATTGAAGAGGTGGAAACGGGCAAGCGCATCGTCGGCATCAAGAATGTCACCATCAACGAGCCGTTCTTCCAGGGGCACTTTCCCGGACACCCGGTCATGCCGGGGGTGCTGCTCATCGAGGCCATGGCCCAGGTTGCCGCGATCCTGGCCTATGTCTCGTCGGACGAAAGCGTCCGCTCCAAGGTCACCTATTTTGTGGGTATCGACAACGCCCGGTTCCGCAAGCCGGTCGTTCCCGGCGACCAGCTCCGCCTCGAACTCGAGGCTGTCGGCTGCAAACGGGGCATATGGAATTTTACCGGCAAGGTGCAGGTGGCCGGCAAACTGGTTGCCGAAGCCGACCTGAAGGCTACGTTTGCCGACAAATAG
- the fabD gene encoding ACP S-malonyltransferase, with protein sequence MSKTAFIFPGQGSQYPGMGKELAEAFPVARRTFEEADDALGMKLSATCFAGSEDELKLTATTQPAILTTSIAILRAVEQETGLHADYLAGHSLGEYSALVCSGALGFADAVRTVRARGTFMQEAVPVGTGSMAAMLGIERDVLEDICREAAQGEVVAPANFNSPGQIVIAGHSSAVGRAIEIAKGRGFRKTMLLPVSAPFHCPLMKPAAERLAGVLEAVAANQMSLPVVANADAAPNADNGRVKELLVTQVCAPVLWQQSVTGMVEQGVTRFVEIGPGKVLSGLVKRISKEVETANIEDSAGLKALTA encoded by the coding sequence ATGAGTAAAACCGCTTTCATATTCCCCGGACAGGGTTCCCAATACCCGGGGATGGGCAAGGAACTGGCCGAGGCCTTTCCGGTTGCCCGCCGGACCTTTGAAGAGGCTGACGATGCCCTTGGCATGAAGTTGTCCGCCACCTGCTTTGCCGGCAGCGAAGACGAACTGAAATTGACCGCCACAACCCAGCCCGCCATCCTGACCACCAGCATCGCTATCCTGCGGGCGGTCGAGCAGGAAACCGGGCTCCATGCCGACTATCTGGCCGGACACTCCCTGGGCGAGTATTCGGCCCTGGTCTGTTCCGGGGCGCTTGGCTTTGCCGATGCCGTCAGGACCGTCCGGGCACGGGGCACCTTCATGCAGGAAGCGGTACCGGTCGGCACCGGTTCCATGGCCGCCATGCTGGGCATCGAACGGGACGTGCTTGAGGATATCTGCCGTGAGGCGGCTCAGGGAGAGGTCGTGGCGCCGGCCAACTTCAATTCGCCCGGCCAGATCGTGATCGCAGGCCACAGCAGCGCCGTGGGGCGCGCCATCGAGATCGCCAAAGGGCGCGGCTTCCGGAAGACCATGCTGCTGCCGGTCAGCGCCCCGTTCCATTGCCCCCTCATGAAACCGGCTGCCGAGCGGCTCGCCGGGGTACTGGAGGCGGTTGCGGCCAATCAGATGAGCCTCCCGGTGGTCGCCAATGCCGATGCCGCGCCGAATGCCGACAATGGCCGCGTAAAGGAGCTCCTGGTAACCCAGGTCTGCGCTCCGGTGCTGTGGCAGCAGTCGGTAACGGGCATGGTGGAGCAGGGGGTCACGCGGTTTGTGGAGATCGGTCCCGGCAAGGTGCTGTCGGGTCTGGTGAAGCGGATTTCCAAAGAGGTGGAAACGGCAAATATCGAGGATAGTGCCGGCCTGAAGGCGCTGACCGCGTAG
- a CDS encoding beta-ketoacyl-ACP synthase III, with protein MSGARITGTGSSLPDKVLTNHDLEQMVETSDEWITTRTGIRERRIAVEGEYTSTFAAEAGRRALAMSGIGADELDLIILGTVTPDFPFPATACILQKELGAHKAAAFDLSAACSGFLYGLSIATTHIRAGMAKKALVIGAEVLSRVVDWTDRNTCILFGDGAGAAVVEACADGNGILSTHIFSDGSHWDQLYLPGAGSRNPAFNPRTIDERLYYIRMEGNDVFKHAVRAMEEAASAALAANGMSPSDISLFIPHQANRRIIDATAKRLGLPEERVFVNLHNYGNTSAASIPIALDEANRSGAIKAGDIILMDAFGGGFTYGSALVRW; from the coding sequence ATGTCGGGAGCCCGGATCACCGGAACCGGTTCCTCTCTGCCGGATAAAGTCCTTACCAATCACGACCTGGAACAGATGGTCGAAACCAGTGACGAGTGGATCACCACCCGAACCGGCATCAGGGAGCGCCGTATCGCCGTCGAGGGCGAATACACCTCTACCTTTGCCGCCGAAGCCGGCAGACGCGCCCTTGCCATGTCCGGGATTGGCGCCGATGAGCTCGACCTGATCATTCTCGGCACCGTCACCCCCGATTTTCCCTTTCCGGCAACCGCCTGCATCCTGCAAAAGGAGCTTGGGGCGCATAAAGCGGCAGCGTTCGACCTCTCTGCCGCCTGCTCCGGCTTTCTGTACGGCTTGTCCATCGCCACGACCCATATTCGCGCCGGCATGGCAAAGAAGGCCCTGGTCATCGGAGCCGAGGTCCTGTCGCGCGTGGTCGATTGGACCGACCGGAACACCTGCATCCTTTTTGGAGACGGGGCCGGGGCCGCAGTGGTGGAGGCCTGCGCGGACGGGAACGGCATCCTCTCCACCCACATATTCAGTGACGGTTCCCACTGGGACCAGCTCTATCTGCCCGGCGCCGGGAGCAGGAACCCGGCTTTCAATCCGCGCACCATTGACGAGCGCCTCTATTATATCCGCATGGAGGGGAACGACGTCTTCAAGCATGCCGTGCGGGCCATGGAAGAGGCCGCCTCCGCCGCCCTTGCGGCAAACGGCATGTCGCCTTCCGATATATCGCTGTTCATTCCCCACCAGGCCAATCGCCGCATCATCGACGCAACCGCCAAACGCCTGGGGCTACCTGAGGAGCGGGTATTTGTGAATCTTCACAACTACGGCAACACGTCGGCCGCATCGATTCCGATCGCCCTCGACGAGGCAAACCGCTCCGGCGCCATCAAGGCTGGCGACATCATCCTGATGGATGCCTTTGGCGGAGGGTTTACCTACGGTTCCGCCCTGGTACGCTGGTAG
- the plsX gene encoding phosphate acyltransferase PlsX, whose amino-acid sequence MRVAVDAMGGDNAPSVEVAGAVAACREFGIAITLVGDRARLEAELTKHQTNGLDIDIFHASEVVGMHDSASDAVRKKKNSSVRLAFELVKEGKACAAVSAGNSGATMAAGMFVLRRINGIERPAIAQIFPTLKGQTLVLDVGGNVDCKPQHLAQFAIMGEVYAHYAMGITNPAVGLLSNGEEDSKGNELTRETNAILRETSLNYAGYVEGRDIFKGTVEVVVCDGFVGNVVLKLSEGLAEAAARMLKEEIVKSWVSKLGYLFVHGAFRRFKKIVDYAEYGGAPLLGINGVGMICHGGSNIKAIKNAVRFAHDYAKSGVTERVAEKLSENSMVNTQRDGLKNQAAA is encoded by the coding sequence ATGAGAGTTGCCGTTGACGCAATGGGAGGGGATAACGCCCCATCCGTGGAAGTCGCCGGAGCCGTTGCCGCGTGCCGTGAATTCGGCATAGCCATAACCCTGGTGGGTGATCGTGCCAGGCTTGAGGCCGAGTTGACCAAACATCAGACAAATGGCCTGGATATCGATATCTTCCACGCCAGTGAAGTTGTCGGGATGCACGACTCCGCCTCTGATGCGGTGCGCAAGAAGAAAAACTCTTCCGTACGCCTGGCGTTCGAACTCGTCAAGGAAGGGAAGGCCTGCGCCGCAGTCAGTGCCGGAAACTCCGGCGCCACCATGGCGGCGGGCATGTTCGTGCTCAGGCGCATCAACGGTATCGAGCGCCCAGCCATCGCCCAGATATTCCCCACCCTCAAGGGGCAGACCCTCGTGCTGGATGTGGGGGGCAACGTGGATTGCAAGCCGCAGCACCTGGCCCAGTTTGCCATCATGGGTGAGGTCTACGCCCACTATGCCATGGGGATTACCAACCCGGCCGTCGGTCTTTTGTCCAACGGCGAGGAGGATTCCAAGGGCAATGAACTGACCCGTGAAACCAACGCCATCCTGAGGGAAACGTCGCTCAACTACGCCGGCTATGTAGAGGGGCGCGACATCTTCAAGGGCACGGTGGAAGTGGTCGTTTGCGACGGTTTTGTGGGAAACGTGGTGCTCAAGCTGTCCGAGGGACTTGCGGAAGCGGCCGCCAGGATGCTGAAGGAAGAGATCGTCAAGAGCTGGGTGTCGAAACTCGGATATCTCTTCGTGCACGGCGCATTCCGTCGTTTCAAGAAGATCGTCGACTATGCCGAATACGGCGGTGCCCCCCTCCTGGGCATCAATGGCGTGGGCATGATCTGCCATGGTGGTTCCAATATCAAGGCGATCAAAAATGCCGTACGCTTTGCCCATGACTACGCCAAAAGCGGCGTCACCGAGCGGGTGGCGGAGAAACTGTCGGAAAACAGCATGGTCAACACGCAGCGCGACGGCCTGAAAAACCAGGCGGCCGCATGA
- the rpmF gene encoding 50S ribosomal protein L32, whose amino-acid sequence MAVPKKKTSKSRKNMRRAHDFLTSQSVSSCPQCKSPKLPHRACPTCGTYKGKEVIDLSSAQ is encoded by the coding sequence ATGGCAGTACCCAAGAAGAAAACCTCCAAATCCCGGAAAAATATGAGAAGGGCTCACGATTTCCTGACGTCACAGTCGGTTTCGTCCTGCCCCCAGTGCAAATCTCCCAAGCTTCCCCACCGCGCATGTCCGACGTGTGGCACGTACAAGGGCAAAGAAGTCATCGATCTTTCTTCGGCTCAGTAA
- a CDS encoding DUF177 domain-containing protein: MKISVDHIQEKALTIQIDEPIDTFPVLSGMQADGTCAFTGPVRGQISAMREYDHLRIAGNVTVPATFTCSRCLASYETEIASGFTIFFRKGPLSQESDEEETELNDQDLVSATYSGDEIDLTHEVEEQVAMEVPFKPLCSETCKGLCPTCGIDLNQGDCSCGRDEINFKFSALKDFKVSR; this comes from the coding sequence ATGAAAATCAGTGTTGACCATATTCAGGAGAAAGCGCTTACTATACAGATAGATGAGCCGATCGACACCTTTCCGGTGCTTTCGGGGATGCAGGCCGACGGGACGTGCGCCTTCACCGGCCCTGTCAGGGGCCAGATCAGCGCCATGCGTGAATATGACCATCTGCGGATTGCGGGTAATGTCACGGTGCCGGCAACCTTTACCTGCTCCCGGTGTCTCGCATCCTATGAAACGGAGATCGCCTCGGGCTTCACGATCTTTTTCCGCAAAGGCCCACTGAGCCAGGAAAGCGACGAAGAGGAGACCGAGCTGAATGATCAGGACCTCGTCTCGGCCACCTACAGCGGCGATGAGATAGACCTTACCCATGAGGTGGAAGAGCAGGTCGCCATGGAGGTTCCGTTCAAGCCGCTGTGTAGTGAAACATGCAAAGGGTTGTGCCCGACGTGCGGGATAGACCTGAACCAGGGAGACTGTTCCTGCGGACGCGATGAAATTAATTTCAAGTTCAGCGCCTTGAAGGATTTCAAGGTTTCCCGATAA
- the aroE gene encoding shikimate dehydrogenase: MFASLSGSCKVYGIIGHPVCHSLSPAMQNAALQEGGLDGVYVPFDVPPERLGEAVAGLGALGVRGVNVTIPHKTAIIPYLDGLDESAAAAGAVNTVNNEGGRLIGYNTDGDGLVRALAEECAFIPEQRTVVIIGAGGAARGAIAAICRAGARRIIVANRSRDRAEALTEALGERYPDVALVVADYGGRVTASLHEADLVVNTTSLGMHGEAIAGLDLGALPPEGVVYDMVYAPPVTPLLHEARRLGVRHANGLGMLAAQGELAFRIWTGTMPPAGLMRRILAGICAS; this comes from the coding sequence GTGTTTGCCTCTCTGAGCGGTTCCTGCAAGGTTTACGGTATCATCGGCCATCCCGTGTGCCACTCCCTCTCCCCGGCCATGCAGAATGCCGCCCTGCAGGAGGGCGGTCTTGATGGCGTCTATGTTCCGTTCGATGTGCCGCCGGAACGCCTGGGCGAGGCTGTCGCCGGCCTGGGCGCCCTCGGCGTCAGGGGGGTGAACGTGACCATCCCTCACAAGACCGCCATCATACCGTATCTTGATGGACTCGACGAAAGCGCCGCCGCCGCGGGCGCCGTCAATACCGTCAACAACGAGGGCGGACGCCTGATCGGCTACAATACCGACGGCGACGGCCTGGTCAGGGCACTGGCCGAGGAATGTGCCTTTATTCCCGAGCAGCGCACCGTGGTCATCATCGGCGCCGGCGGCGCGGCCCGCGGCGCCATAGCCGCCATCTGCCGGGCCGGCGCCCGGCGGATCATCGTTGCCAACCGCAGCCGGGACCGGGCCGAGGCCCTGACCGAAGCCCTGGGGGAACGCTATCCCGATGTGGCCCTCGTGGTTGCGGACTACGGTGGTCGGGTGACGGCATCGCTTCATGAAGCCGACCTGGTGGTGAACACCACGTCGCTGGGCATGCACGGCGAAGCCATTGCGGGGCTCGACCTCGGGGCGCTGCCCCCTGAAGGCGTGGTCTACGACATGGTCTACGCACCGCCGGTCACGCCGCTGCTCCACGAGGCCCGGCGGCTGGGGGTGCGCCACGCAAACGGACTGGGGATGCTGGCGGCCCAGGGGGAGTTGGCCTTTCGTATCTGGACCGGGACCATGCCGCCCGCGGGGCTCATGAGGCGTATCCTCGCCGGAATATGCGCATCCTGA
- a CDS encoding DUF2723 domain-containing protein, whose protein sequence is MKKKLSFGFWRSLLPECVDPYPILAFIIPFGIYMATLAPSVTFFDSGEFLTASYALGSAHSPGYPLFLMYTKPFTWLPLGNIAFRINMATAFSSSLACLSVYLLTLRILKDERIVEQERFAGFAVKAAGLAAALAFAVTPRLWLQSNHDKPYPLLAFITAVIFLLLLQWREHYRNGSERPAYVYACTFLAGMSMAAHQSVVLLLPSWFLLIVLADWRMILRVKELILATAFALLGFSVHLYLPLRATQNPLLNWGDPKTYGQFMWHFLRKGYPAEPHTRNASLWWAQIKAFNIPHEFTWLGGALVILALVCLWRKQRDVAIAYLAGVGTFLAVIAGYFNTPNETIFLTEEFFTPLYLLSAVLIGIGLFHLLGFALRRARLPERYDMRVYLLVTVMFFMLPVSLCAVNYYENDQHDNYIAYDYATNSLRSLPQNTIMFTWGDSGAFPLWYLQGVERMREDVDLPHTPHLVFGWYLDSMPRVFRNSALKQLDVQSLDPEACLRVAIAEEIGVRPVYVDFSTRYSVSFNEYVPVQKGLVYRMRRSSEPVGLPDISVWENYNNRGILEKISFLDLDTGKAILIYASSYLEAGDFLLSVGRSAEGMRMLAMAGQIAPELQANIQQVLMRYGMAR, encoded by the coding sequence ATGAAGAAAAAACTCTCATTCGGTTTTTGGAGATCGCTTCTCCCGGAATGCGTGGATCCGTATCCGATCCTGGCTTTCATCATACCTTTCGGGATCTACATGGCGACCCTGGCCCCTTCGGTGACCTTTTTCGACAGCGGCGAGTTTTTGACCGCCTCCTATGCCCTGGGGTCGGCCCATTCGCCCGGGTACCCCCTGTTTCTCATGTACACCAAACCTTTTACCTGGCTGCCGTTGGGCAATATCGCCTTCCGCATCAATATGGCCACGGCGTTCTCTTCGTCCCTGGCCTGCCTGAGCGTCTACCTCCTCACGCTCCGCATTCTCAAGGACGAACGGATTGTGGAACAGGAACGTTTTGCCGGCTTTGCCGTCAAGGCGGCAGGGTTGGCCGCTGCGCTCGCCTTTGCCGTCACCCCGCGGCTCTGGCTCCAATCCAATCATGACAAACCCTATCCCCTGCTCGCCTTCATTACGGCGGTCATTTTCCTCCTGCTTTTGCAATGGCGCGAGCATTACCGCAACGGCAGCGAGCGCCCGGCCTATGTCTATGCATGCACCTTCCTGGCTGGGATGAGCATGGCGGCCCACCAGTCGGTCGTACTGTTGTTGCCGTCATGGTTTTTGCTGATCGTGCTGGCCGACTGGCGCATGATCCTGAGAGTCAAGGAGTTGATCCTGGCTACGGCCTTTGCCCTGCTGGGGTTTTCCGTACACCTCTACCTGCCGTTGCGGGCAACCCAGAACCCCCTGCTGAACTGGGGGGACCCCAAGACCTACGGACAGTTCATGTGGCATTTCCTGCGCAAGGGGTACCCGGCCGAGCCCCATACCCGCAACGCCTCGCTGTGGTGGGCCCAGATCAAGGCATTCAACATCCCCCACGAATTTACCTGGTTGGGCGGGGCTCTGGTGATCCTGGCCCTGGTATGCCTCTGGCGGAAGCAGAGGGATGTGGCCATCGCCTATCTGGCCGGCGTTGGTACGTTCCTCGCCGTCATAGCCGGCTATTTCAACACGCCGAACGAGACCATCTTTCTGACCGAGGAATTCTTTACCCCGCTTTATCTGCTGAGCGCCGTGCTGATCGGCATCGGCCTGTTTCATCTGCTCGGGTTCGCGCTACGCAGGGCACGGCTGCCCGAACGCTACGACATGCGGGTGTATCTCCTGGTGACGGTCATGTTTTTTATGCTGCCGGTATCCTTGTGCGCCGTGAACTATTACGAGAATGACCAGCACGACAACTACATCGCCTATGACTATGCCACCAATTCCCTGCGGTCACTGCCCCAGAACACGATCATGTTCACCTGGGGCGATAGCGGCGCCTTCCCGCTCTGGTACCTGCAAGGGGTCGAACGGATGCGCGAGGATGTGGACCTGCCCCATACGCCCCATCTGGTATTCGGCTGGTATCTCGACTCCATGCCGAGGGTTTTCCGGAACTCCGCCCTGAAACAGCTGGATGTCCAGAGCCTGGACCCTGAAGCCTGCCTGCGTGTAGCCATTGCCGAGGAAATCGGTGTGCGGCCGGTGTATGTTGACTTTTCGACCCGCTATTCGGTTTCCTTCAATGAATATGTTCCGGTCCAGAAGGGGCTGGTCTACCGTATGCGCCGCAGCTCCGAGCCGGTGGGGCTACCCGATATTTCGGTGTGGGAAAATTACAATAACCGTGGCATTCTGGAGAAGATTTCGTTCCTCGACCTGGACACCGGCAAGGCAATCCTGATCTATGCTTCCAGCTATCTTGAGGCCGGCGATTTTCTGCTCAGTGTGGGCCGCTCCGCTGAAGGGATGCGAATGCTGGCAATGGCCGGGCAGATCGCACCGGAGCTGCAGGCCAATATTCAACAGGTGCTCATGCGCTACGGCATGGCGAGGTGA
- a CDS encoding lysylphosphatidylglycerol synthase transmembrane domain-containing protein — protein sequence MKRTFDVKFWLGIGISVFFMALLLRKIDFRQLGAALRMVDYRYIALAVLFTFISYFLRAVRWHYLLISEKSIPLSSLYPATIIGYMANNLLPARLGEFVRAYVLARREGMETPAVFASLVIDRLFDGFTVLLMLLATLFTLHLPGNMADAETALRAGGVAMFLLYCGVLVFLYLLKRQTMRTLKLVAWLLKPFPGRVSERLVPLLGSFIAGIRLSSRGGHVLALVASSFFIWMFAVLPVDMTLRGFGIHLPITASMFILVLLVFAVMVPASPGFIGTYHYACFKGLSAFGIADATSISIALIIHGTAFFPVIIAGFYHLWSGGISLDSVRKAGEAS from the coding sequence GTGAAACGCACTTTTGACGTGAAGTTCTGGCTGGGAATCGGGATCAGCGTCTTTTTCATGGCGCTGCTGCTGAGGAAGATCGATTTCCGGCAGCTCGGTGCCGCCCTGCGGATGGTGGATTACCGCTATATCGCGCTGGCGGTGCTCTTCACCTTTATCAGTTATTTTCTGCGGGCGGTGCGCTGGCATTACCTGCTGATCTCCGAGAAATCGATCCCGCTGTCGTCGCTCTACCCGGCAACCATTATCGGCTATATGGCCAACAACCTGCTCCCGGCCCGGCTGGGGGAGTTTGTGCGGGCCTATGTCCTGGCCCGGCGTGAAGGAATGGAAACGCCGGCGGTGTTCGCATCCCTGGTAATCGACCGGTTGTTCGACGGCTTTACGGTGCTCCTGATGCTCCTGGCCACCCTGTTCACCCTGCATCTGCCCGGCAATATGGCCGATGCCGAAACGGCGCTCAGAGCCGGCGGCGTGGCCATGTTTCTGCTTTACTGCGGCGTGCTCGTGTTCCTGTACCTGCTGAAACGGCAGACCATGCGGACCCTTAAACTGGTGGCGTGGCTGCTGAAGCCGTTCCCCGGCAGGGTGAGCGAGCGCCTCGTGCCGCTGTTGGGCTCGTTTATCGCCGGCATCCGGCTGTCCAGCCGGGGGGGGCATGTCCTGGCCCTTGTGGCGTCATCGTTTTTCATCTGGATGTTCGCGGTGCTGCCGGTGGATATGACGCTTCGGGGCTTTGGCATTCATCTCCCCATCACCGCTTCCATGTTCATCCTGGTGCTGTTGGTGTTTGCCGTGATGGTGCCGGCTTCTCCCGGCTTTATCGGCACCTACCATTATGCCTGTTTCAAGGGGCTTTCAGCCTTCGGCATCGCCGATGCCACCTCGATCAGTATCGCTCTGATCATCCACGGCACGGCTTTCTTCCCTGTTATCATCGCCGGATTTTATCACCTCTGGAGCGGTGGGATATCACTTGATTCGGTTCGAAAGGCTGGTGAGGCTTCATGA
- the recG gene encoding ATP-dependent DNA helicase RecG, translating to MPKITLSPDNSLAIPPELLDHLGIGPGGAVSVEPEAGGALVLRRIGEEPRCGAVKETGKTPEPGKVYPREDGAALKETIARKNLQTRMQFIKGVGPKLSELLEKRGVTTVEDALYLLPHRYEDRRELTPIARLKPGFSAAFSGKVLSADSAATKNGRRFFEAQVADDSGSIVFKWFNANPTFMKRVWKPGRTGVFVGEVSQFGYQREVHHPDVEWLEEGRDIQEVLDADPVNFGRIVPVYPLTEGLSQKVMRRVMKEVADGFLGSLQELIPAAILKPLLLPGLRQSVRDLHLPPSEAGLDELNQGRTPAHRAVAFDEFFFWELGLALKKRGVAMEEGIAFQVTHRYTKQLAKMLPFELTGAQRRVLSEIKADMMAPHPMHRLVQGDVGSGKTLVALMAALIAVENGHQVAIMAPTEILAEQHWHTIHRFCSELGVETVLITAGMKGKAKSEALGRVASGSAQIVIGTHAVIQDKVEFARLGLGVIDEQHRFGVLQRGILKKKGTNPDILVMTATPIPRTLAMTLFGDLSLSVIDELPPGRTPVATRIAFESRRPQVYDAIREEVRQGRQAYIIYPLVEESEKSDLKAASQMAEHLSRAVFPELRIGLLHGRMAPDEKEAVMGAFKARELDVLVSTTVIEVGIDVPNATVMVIEHAERFGLSQLHQLRGRVGRGSARSRCILLTAGKFSEDGEKRLRVMESTNDGFRIAEADLEIRGPGDFLGIRQSGMPDFRVANILRDGSILEQARQAAFGLLEQDPDLSADGHGPLKEELLRRWGQRLELALIG from the coding sequence GTGCCGAAGATAACGCTTTCGCCCGACAACTCCCTGGCCATCCCTCCTGAACTGCTCGATCATCTCGGTATCGGGCCGGGTGGGGCCGTTTCCGTTGAACCGGAGGCGGGAGGGGCCCTGGTGCTCCGCAGGATAGGGGAGGAGCCCCGTTGCGGGGCAGTGAAAGAGACGGGGAAAACGCCGGAGCCGGGAAAGGTTTACCCCCGCGAGGATGGTGCCGCGTTGAAGGAAACCATTGCCCGCAAGAACCTCCAGACCCGCATGCAGTTCATCAAGGGGGTTGGGCCGAAGCTTTCGGAATTGCTGGAAAAGCGGGGGGTCACGACCGTCGAGGATGCCCTCTACCTGTTGCCGCACCGCTACGAGGACCGCCGCGAGCTGACCCCCATTGCCCGCTTGAAACCCGGTTTCAGTGCGGCATTTTCCGGGAAAGTGCTGTCTGCCGACAGCGCTGCCACCAAGAACGGAAGACGCTTCTTCGAGGCCCAGGTGGCGGATGACAGCGGTTCCATCGTGTTCAAGTGGTTCAATGCCAATCCCACCTTCATGAAACGGGTTTGGAAGCCAGGCCGAACCGGCGTCTTCGTCGGCGAGGTCTCCCAGTTCGGCTACCAGCGCGAGGTGCACCACCCGGACGTGGAGTGGCTCGAGGAGGGGAGGGACATCCAGGAGGTCCTGGATGCCGACCCGGTCAACTTCGGCAGGATCGTGCCGGTGTATCCCCTGACCGAGGGGCTGAGCCAGAAGGTCATGCGACGGGTGATGAAGGAGGTGGCGGACGGGTTCCTCGGCTCTCTCCAGGAGTTGATCCCCGCAGCCATCCTGAAGCCCTTGCTGTTGCCCGGCCTGCGGCAATCCGTGCGGGACCTGCACCTGCCGCCGTCCGAGGCCGGACTGGACGAGCTCAACCAGGGGCGCACGCCGGCGCACCGGGCCGTCGCCTTTGACGAATTCTTCTTTTGGGAACTGGGGCTGGCCCTGAAAAAGCGCGGCGTGGCCATGGAGGAGGGAATCGCCTTCCAGGTGACCCATCGCTACACCAAGCAGCTGGCCAAGATGCTCCCTTTTGAGTTGACCGGCGCCCAGCGCCGGGTCCTGTCCGAGATCAAGGCGGACATGATGGCGCCTCATCCCATGCATCGGCTGGTGCAGGGGGATGTGGGGAGCGGCAAGACGCTGGTTGCATTGATGGCGGCGTTGATTGCGGTGGAAAACGGCCATCAGGTGGCCATCATGGCTCCGACCGAGATTCTGGCCGAGCAGCACTGGCACACCATCCACCGTTTTTGCAGCGAATTGGGTGTCGAAACCGTGCTGATTACCGCGGGCATGAAGGGCAAGGCCAAGTCGGAGGCCTTGGGGCGCGTGGCGTCAGGCAGTGCCCAGATCGTCATCGGCACCCATGCGGTCATCCAGGACAAGGTCGAATTCGCCCGCCTGGGGTTGGGGGTCATTGACGAACAACACCGTTTCGGTGTTCTGCAGCGCGGCATTCTTAAAAAGAAGGGCACCAATCCCGACATCCTGGTGATGACCGCTACCCCGATCCCCCGCACCCTGGCCATGACCCTGTTCGGGGATCTGTCGTTATCGGTGATCGACGAGCTTCCGCCGGGCCGCACGCCGGTGGCGACGCGAATCGCCTTCGAATCGCGGCGTCCGCAGGTGTATGACGCGATCCGTGAGGAGGTGCGCCAGGGGCGGCAGGCGTACATCATCTACCCTCTGGTGGAGGAATCAGAGAAATCGGACCTCAAGGCGGCCAGCCAGATGGCCGAACATTTGAGCCGGGCGGTGTTTCCCGAACTGCGCATCGGCCTGCTGCACGGCCGCATGGCGCCGGACGAGAAGGAGGCCGTGATGGGGGCCTTCAAGGCCCGCGAGTTGGACGTCCTGGTGTCCACCACGGTCATCGAGGTGGGAATCGACGTCCCCAATGCCACGGTCATGGTCATCGAACATGCCGAACGTTTCGGGCTTTCCCAACTGCACCAGTTGCGGGGGCGGGTGGGGCGGGGCAGCGCTCGGTCCCGTTGCATCCTTTTGACCGCCGGCAAGTTCTCCGAGGATGGCGAAAAGCGTCTTCGGGTCATGGAATCGACCAACGACGGTTTTCGTATTGCCGAAGCCGATCTGGAGATTCGCGGACCCGGTGATTTTCTCGGTATCCGTCAATCGGGCATGCCCGATTTTCGGGTTGCCAATATCCTTCGCGACGGGAGCATCCTGGAGCAGGCGCGTCAGGCGGCGTTCGGACTGTTGGAACAGGACCCGGACCTGTCGGCGGACGGCCATGGGCCTCTCAAGGAAGAGCTGCTGCGTCGCTGGGGGCAGCGGCTGGAGCTGGCGCTGATAGGGTAG